One genomic window of Halogeometricum rufum includes the following:
- a CDS encoding SDR family NAD(P)-dependent oxidoreductase: MGRITADFAGETVVVTGGSSGIGRAVALAFGDAGATVVNADVRADPKDPDADRPTHEAIRREGGDAEYVECDVSDPAEVEALVEHAREYGGVDVMVNNAGVYTKTRFRDVTPEEFDDVYGVNARGTFFGTQYAANDMVERGVEGVVVNTSSDTQGRAAWDHSHYAATKGAVRMITRSAALELAPEGVRVNAVAPGPVATEIREGWAEEAEEMRPEGETPGLPHRAADPEEMASAYLYLASENASYVTGETVWVDGGGHVD; the protein is encoded by the coding sequence CGTCACCGGCGGCAGTTCGGGTATCGGACGGGCCGTCGCCCTCGCGTTCGGCGACGCGGGCGCGACGGTCGTGAACGCGGACGTGCGGGCGGACCCGAAGGATCCGGACGCGGACCGGCCGACCCACGAGGCGATTCGGCGCGAGGGCGGCGACGCCGAGTACGTCGAGTGCGACGTGTCGGACCCGGCCGAGGTGGAGGCACTCGTCGAACACGCCCGCGAGTACGGCGGCGTCGACGTGATGGTGAACAACGCCGGCGTCTACACCAAGACGCGCTTCCGCGACGTGACGCCAGAGGAGTTCGACGACGTGTACGGCGTCAACGCGCGCGGGACATTTTTCGGGACGCAGTACGCCGCGAACGACATGGTCGAACGCGGCGTCGAGGGCGTCGTCGTCAACACCTCCTCCGACACGCAGGGCCGGGCGGCGTGGGACCACTCCCACTACGCGGCGACCAAGGGCGCGGTGCGGATGATAACCCGCAGCGCGGCCCTCGAACTCGCGCCCGAGGGCGTCCGCGTGAACGCCGTCGCTCCCGGCCCCGTCGCGACCGAGATTCGCGAGGGGTGGGCCGAAGAGGCCGAGGAGATGCGGCCCGAGGGCGAGACGCCCGGACTCCCGCACCGGGCGGCCGACCCCGAGGAGATGGCGAGCGCGTACCTCTACCTGGCCAGCGAGAACGCCTCCTACGTCACCGGCGAGACGGTGTGGGTGGACGGCGGCGGCCACGTGGACTGA
- a CDS encoding PAS domain S-box protein produces the protein MTEPVRVLHVDDDSAFAELTATYLEQRDGFEVDVETDPEAALDRLTDSGSSDGSRDAGTACIDCVVSDHEMGTTTGLDLLKSVRAVDERLPFVLFTSRGSEEVASEAISAGVTDYIQKGVRSEQFDLLANRVQNAVEHYRTERRLRESEQLYRTVVERSHDAIYVYQGDRFRFVNHRACELTGYDEDELMEKTIWSLVHPDDRERVRDIAAERARGESNTPSRYTARIVTKDGSAKRCKFSVQLIRYEGERAVLGSVREMSDEERVEERFQALIERSSDLVTIVDRDGVVQYQSPSSERILGTAPEDAVGTTVQSFVHADDRERVERLLDRLYESPSDAVETMQFRVRHDDGSWVWLEAVARADPVESIDGVVVNSRDVTERREREEQLQRYENVVRNIQQGAYVIGTDGRVEFVNHVVEWQVGVSAEQIVGEDLSVIEELGLVSEDGLEALEAGVERVLSGEVEHERIELEVFLAGDIEYVEVGLSPLRDVRSSGRETDDGREATGEPEGVVAIATDVTERTRYQRRLSALHSASRELTTATTYDDVAEIVSDAAENILDYPMNGVAFYDEERDALVAHALSEEAASAVDISDIPRENGIAWRVFESGEGEVFEDVVDDPDVMNPETEVQSEVILPIGDYGVLMAGSRERGKLNDSRVSLAKILASNARAALERVEREQLLRRHERELEHQNEQLEQVASVVSHDLRNPLNLASGQLEMLRASHEAGDDESVAARIERIENAHERMRRIVEDMLNLARHGQPVEELETVLLASVVRESWETATAGDPGAELVVDDDLGTVEAHEGRVKQLFENLFRNSVEHGARRASGRSAPGDSVEHGSTNDRTEFGADTESHAITVRVGRLDGGDGFFVDDDGCGIPEADRGEVFEPGVSTNPEGTGLGLGIVRTIARAHGWAVRVTESGSGGARFEVRTEGDEPSAR, from the coding sequence ATGACCGAGCCGGTCCGCGTACTGCACGTCGACGACGACTCCGCGTTCGCCGAGTTGACGGCGACGTATCTCGAACAGCGAGACGGCTTCGAGGTCGACGTCGAGACGGACCCCGAGGCGGCTCTCGACCGTCTCACGGACTCGGGGTCGAGCGACGGAAGCCGCGACGCGGGGACGGCGTGCATCGACTGCGTCGTCAGCGACCACGAGATGGGGACGACGACCGGACTCGACCTCCTGAAGTCGGTCCGCGCGGTGGACGAACGGCTCCCGTTCGTCCTCTTCACGAGTCGCGGGAGCGAAGAGGTGGCGAGCGAGGCCATCTCCGCGGGCGTCACCGACTACATCCAGAAGGGGGTGCGCTCCGAGCAGTTCGACCTCCTCGCGAACCGGGTCCAGAACGCCGTCGAACACTACCGGACGGAGCGGCGACTCCGGGAGAGCGAGCAGTTGTACCGCACCGTCGTCGAGCGGAGTCACGACGCCATCTACGTCTATCAGGGCGACCGGTTCCGATTCGTCAACCACCGCGCGTGCGAACTGACGGGCTACGACGAGGACGAACTGATGGAGAAGACCATCTGGAGCCTCGTCCACCCCGACGACAGAGAGCGCGTCCGCGACATCGCGGCCGAACGGGCGCGGGGAGAGTCGAACACGCCGTCGCGCTACACGGCGCGAATCGTCACCAAAGACGGGTCGGCGAAGCGCTGCAAGTTCAGCGTGCAACTGATACGGTACGAAGGCGAGCGCGCCGTCCTCGGTTCCGTCCGCGAGATGAGCGACGAGGAACGCGTCGAGGAGCGGTTCCAGGCGCTCATCGAGCGCTCCTCGGACCTCGTGACCATCGTCGACCGGGACGGCGTGGTCCAGTATCAGAGCCCGTCCAGCGAGCGAATCCTCGGGACCGCCCCGGAGGACGCCGTGGGAACCACCGTGCAGTCGTTCGTCCACGCCGACGATAGAGAGCGGGTCGAACGACTGCTGGATCGCCTGTACGAGTCGCCGTCCGACGCCGTCGAGACGATGCAGTTCCGGGTTCGACACGACGACGGGTCGTGGGTCTGGCTGGAGGCCGTCGCCCGCGCGGACCCGGTGGAGAGCATCGACGGCGTCGTCGTCAACTCCCGCGACGTGACCGAACGCAGAGAGCGCGAAGAGCAGTTACAGCGGTACGAGAACGTCGTCCGGAACATCCAGCAGGGGGCGTACGTCATCGGAACGGACGGTCGAGTCGAGTTCGTGAACCACGTCGTCGAGTGGCAGGTCGGAGTTTCGGCCGAGCAGATAGTCGGCGAGGACCTCTCGGTCATCGAGGAACTCGGTCTGGTGAGCGAAGACGGCCTCGAAGCGCTGGAGGCGGGCGTCGAACGCGTGCTGAGCGGCGAGGTAGAGCACGAGCGAATCGAACTCGAGGTGTTCCTCGCGGGAGACATCGAGTACGTGGAAGTCGGCCTCTCGCCGCTTCGGGACGTGCGCTCGTCGGGACGCGAGACGGACGACGGGCGGGAGGCGACGGGTGAACCGGAGGGAGTTGTCGCCATCGCGACGGACGTGACCGAGCGAACGCGGTATCAACGGCGGTTGAGCGCGCTTCACAGCGCGAGCCGTGAACTGACGACGGCGACGACGTACGACGACGTGGCCGAAATCGTCAGCGACGCGGCGGAGAACATCCTCGACTACCCGATGAACGGCGTCGCCTTCTACGACGAGGAGCGCGACGCGCTGGTCGCGCACGCGCTGTCCGAGGAGGCGGCGAGCGCCGTCGACATCTCCGATATCCCCCGCGAGAACGGCATCGCGTGGCGGGTGTTCGAGAGCGGCGAGGGGGAGGTGTTCGAGGACGTCGTCGACGACCCCGACGTGATGAACCCCGAGACGGAGGTGCAGAGCGAGGTCATCCTTCCCATCGGCGACTACGGCGTGTTGATGGCCGGGTCGCGAGAGCGCGGGAAGCTGAACGACTCGCGCGTCTCGCTGGCGAAGATACTCGCCTCGAACGCCAGAGCGGCGCTCGAACGGGTCGAACGCGAGCAACTGCTTCGACGACACGAGCGCGAACTCGAACACCAGAACGAACAACTCGAACAGGTGGCGAGCGTCGTCAGTCACGACCTGCGGAACCCGCTGAACCTCGCGTCGGGGCAACTGGAGATGCTGCGAGCGAGCCACGAGGCGGGCGACGACGAGTCGGTCGCGGCCCGAATCGAACGAATCGAGAACGCCCACGAGCGGATGCGTCGCATCGTCGAGGACATGCTGAACCTCGCTCGGCACGGTCAGCCAGTCGAGGAACTGGAGACGGTCCTCCTCGCGAGCGTCGTACGCGAGTCGTGGGAGACGGCGACGGCCGGCGACCCCGGCGCCGAACTCGTGGTCGACGACGACCTCGGGACGGTCGAAGCCCACGAGGGTCGGGTCAAGCAACTGTTCGAGAACCTGTTTCGGAACTCGGTCGAGCACGGCGCTCGACGTGCCTCCGGTCGCTCCGCTCCCGGAGACAGCGTGGAGCATGGCTCCACGAACGACCGGACGGAGTTCGGAGCCGACACCGAGTCCCACGCGATTACGGTCCGCGTCGGCCGACTGGACGGCGGAGACGGCTTCTTCGTCGACGACGACGGGTGCGGCATCCCCGAGGCCGACCGAGGCGAGGTGTTCGAACCCGGCGTCTCGACGAATCCCGAGGGGACCGGACTCGGCCTCGGTATCGTCCGGACCATCGCCCGCGCCCACGGGTGGGCGGTGCGCGTCACGGAGAGCGGGTCCGGGGGCGCGCGCTTCGAGGTGCGGACCGAGGGCGACGAACCGTCGGCGCGATAG
- a CDS encoding sporulation protein: protein MKKILASVGIGNASVDTVLPSTTVSPGETVTAEVRVSGGDAAQSVSAIDLEVETRYRTEEGVEDATVGRMRLGEAFEIEPDEETTYDAEITIPWETPLTLGSTEVWVETELEIDMAVDPEDVDYLDVRPTPRMQAVFDAAEELGLSLRTAECSADPYGRYAGERRFVQEFEFRPSGGEFRGDLDELELVFVASAASLDVFVEVDRRGGILSEALDADERHTQFSLTDDDPDVASVRDRLREEIRANL from the coding sequence ATGAAGAAAATCCTCGCGAGCGTCGGCATCGGTAACGCCAGCGTCGACACCGTCCTGCCCTCCACCACCGTCTCGCCCGGCGAGACTGTCACCGCCGAAGTCCGCGTCAGCGGCGGCGACGCGGCGCAGTCCGTCAGTGCCATCGACCTCGAAGTCGAGACGCGGTACCGAACCGAGGAGGGCGTCGAAGACGCCACCGTCGGTCGGATGCGCCTGGGCGAGGCGTTCGAAATCGAACCCGACGAAGAGACGACGTACGACGCGGAGATCACGATTCCGTGGGAGACGCCGTTGACCCTCGGGTCCACCGAGGTGTGGGTCGAGACGGAGTTGGAGATAGACATGGCCGTCGACCCCGAGGACGTGGACTACCTCGACGTGCGGCCGACGCCGCGGATGCAGGCCGTCTTCGACGCCGCGGAGGAACTCGGCCTGTCGCTCCGAACCGCCGAGTGTTCGGCCGACCCGTACGGCCGGTACGCCGGCGAGCGACGGTTCGTCCAGGAGTTCGAGTTCCGGCCGTCCGGCGGCGAGTTCCGCGGCGATTTGGACGAGCTAGAACTCGTGTTCGTCGCCTCGGCGGCGTCGCTGGACGTGTTCGTCGAGGTGGACCGCCGCGGCGGCATCCTCTCGGAGGCCCTCGACGCCGACGAACGACACACGCAGTTCAGCCTCACCGACGACGACCCGGACGTGGCGTCGGTTCGCGACCGTCTCCGCGAGGAGATTCGAGCGAACCTGTAG